In Arcanobacterium canis, the sequence CGCCGTCTGTCATTTATCGTGTGGTGACTGAAGGCGGCGAGGAAGTCATCGTTCAAAACCCGTCGGAATTTCCTGCAGGTAAGGTCCGTCAGATCTTCGAACCTCTCGTCTCGGCCACGATTCTCACGCCGAAGGATTTTGTGGGAACGTCGATGGAACTGTGCCAAGAGCGTCGAGGAAATCTCCTTGGGATGGACTACCTCTCCGAGGACCGCGTCGAACTTCGCTACACGCTACCGTTGGCGGAGATCGTCACTGACTTCTTCGATCAGCTCAAGTCCCGAACCAAGGGCTACGCATCCCTCGATTACAAGAAGGAAGGCGAACAAGAAGCAGATCTGGTCAAGGTCGATATCCTCCTTAACCACGAGCAGGTTGATGCTTTCTCCGCCATCGTCCACCGCGATCGTGCATTTGGGTATGGATCCGAAATGACGAAGAAGCTCAAGACTCTCATCCCGCGCCAACAGTTTGAGATTCCTGTTCAGGCGGCGGTTGGAACGCGTGTCATTGCTCGTGAAACTATCAAGGCAGTGCGTAAGGATGTCCTCGCAAAGTGCTATGGCGGCGATATCTCGCGTAAGCGCAAGCTGCTGGAGAAGCAAAAAGAAGGCAAGAAGCGTATGAAGTCCATTGGCCGCGTGGACGTTCCACAGGAAGCATTCGTCGCTGCGCTGTCGTCCGAGATGCCCGAACAGAAAAAGTGATCATGAGTGAGCAAAACCCAAATTTTGGCCGGATTATGTCTTTCTCTCGTCGTGGCTCACGCCTGGGTGACAAGTTTGAGAAGGTCATGGCTGAGCACGCGTCGCAGTTCGTCATTCCGATTCCGCCAGGCGATGCGCTGACGACAATCGCCGCCGACGCCGTCGTCGATCTGGCGGAGGCTTTCGGCCGCGACGCCCCGCTGACCGTCGAAATCGGTCCAGGTTCAGGAGAACAAACCATTGCCAATGCGCTTGCTCATCCGGATCGGAATTATCTTGCGGTCGAAGCATGGGCGCCAGGTGTCGCACGTTGCGTGAATGCGGCGCAGCGCGAAGGATCACACAACGTGCGCATCATTGAAGTGGATGCTGCACAAGCACTGCCAATTCTCTTCCGCACCGACGTCGAAGCACCGAATCGGCGCGCCGACGAAGTGTGGAGTTTTTTCCCTGATCCATGGCGTAAGAAGAAGCATTTCAAGCGTCGCATTGTGAAAGCGTCATTCGCGCGAACTATCGCTGGCGTCCTCGCAGAGGGCGGCGTGTGGAGGCTCGCAACTGATTGGGATTCCTATGCATGGCAGATGCGCGACGTCGTCACGCAGGCACCAGAGTTTTCCAATCCCTATGCAGGTGAGCGTGTTGATCCTGCTGACGAAGGCCAGTTTGAGGGTGGTTTTGCTCCGCGTTTCGAGCAGCGCGTGATGACTCGTTTTGAGCAGCGTGGTATCGACGCTGGGCGCACGATTCACGACCTCGCTGTGGTCCGTGTTCCTGGAGATTTCCCTCTTCCGGTTGGCCGTGATGTGCCGACGGAGGCGTTCTAGTGGCGCAGCTGCCTGATGGCATTCCCGCTCCACGTGACGGTCACCTTGCACAACCGGACGTGTCGAGCGGGTTTGCTGCCTACGTTCACATCCCTTTTTGCGCAGTTCGCTGTGGCTACTGTGACTTCAATACATACACAAATCTTGAGTTTGGCCCCGGAGCTTCTGCGCGCGATTACCATGAAACTCTTGCCCGAGAGATTGAACTCTCCGCGCAGGTTCTTTCCCAGCCAGGTCAGCTCACGAGCATTTTCTTTGGGGGAGGAACCCCCACGTTGCTTCCTGCTCACAATTTGGCGACGACGCTTTGCCGGTTGCGTGATACGTTCGGAATTGTCGCTAACGCGGAAGTCACGACGGAAGCGAACCCGGAAACTTTGACGTTCGATAGCTTAGCGCTCCTTCGAGACGCAGGATTCACGCGTGTGTCGTTTGGGATGCAGTCTGCCGTTGAGGGTGTCCTGAAAGTCCTTGATCGCGTTCATACTCCAGGTCAAGTGGACAACGCTGTGTCCTGGGCGCGCGAACTCAAAATGGAGCACTCGGTCGATCTGATTTATGGTGCGCCGGGTGAATCGATGGATGATTGGCGGGCGTCTCTTGAGCAAGCAATTGCTCTTGATCCTCCCCATATCTCAGCGTACGGACTGACAATTGAGCCAGGGACGAAGATGGGTGCCCAGGTGCGCAGGGGAGAGATTCCTCCCCCGGATCCTGACATCATGGCTGATAAATACCTGATGGCTGAAGACCTTCTATCAGCTGCGGGCTATGAGTGGTACGAAGTATCAAATTGGGCGAAACCTGGACATCATTCCCGTCATAACGTGGCCTACTGGCAAGGGGCAAATTGGTGGGGGTACGGGCCTGGTGCTCACAGCCACGTCAACGGCACCCGCTGGTGGAACGTTAAGCATCCCGTTCAATATGCAGCTGCGCTTGCTGATGGTCGCTCTCCAGCTGCTGCACGTGAGATTCTGAGTGCTGATGAACAGCGAGAAGAGCATATTATGCTCGGTATCCGACTCCGCCAAGGCATCGCGGTTCCACAGGATACGCCCACACACGTCGTCGCGGGTTTTATTGCGGATGAACTGGTTGACCCTGCTATGGCGATGAGCGGCCGTCTTGTCTTGACGCCGAAAGGACGGCTTCTCGCTGACACAGTGATTCGGGCGCTGTGGTGAATTGTTGCCCTGCGCTTGCGCTGATAATGTTCTTGCCATGAGCTTCAATGATGTTGCAGTGTATTCGGTGACCGGCGGGTTTTTCCTGCTCGTCCTGGCTGGCCTGATCTATTCCTTCGTCGGGAAGAAGAAGGGCTATTGGGATGAGCGCTCCCGAGTGCGTGGCGAGTTGCGCCAGCGCGGGTGGAAAAGCCTCGAAACGGTCTCCAGTATTGCCAAGCACTTCGCTGTGAGCGACCGATACAGTCAGTTGGATCGTGCGCTGACTCCCGATATTCCTGGGCTGATGGTTGTTGAAGGCAAAAGTGGCGAAGTCGAGTGGAAGACTGCCGTCACTATTTCTCCCGACGACGGTGCGCATCTTCTTGTGTGTGGCAACCTGGCACAGTTGAAAGACGGCTCAGTCGGTTCGATGCCAGAAGTACGTCTTGATCGTTTAGACGATGGGTTTGCAGTGTTTTCATCGCATGGGCAGGCTTCATGGAAAGCTGATGGAAAGACACAAGGTGATATTCCATCGTTTGTGAACCACGATCTGCTCGATTGCCTCTACCGATGGACAGATGCGGAAGCAGTACACTTTGCTGGCGAACAAGTCACTGCTCGACTGACTTCGCAAGCCTCCCAGCGTGACCTTGTTGAACTCGTTGACGAGTCGTCGCGCAAAATTGGTACGATAATCGGTTTGCTTGGCCCTACTGCCTGGGCCTAGAGTTATTCACCTTCGGTAACGAAGTCGATCAATTCTTCCATTCTGCCCACAAGAGCGGGGGAGAGATCAGTATATGAGTGAACTGAGTCAAGGATTCGTTTCCACCCCAAGCCGATATCTTCTTTCGTCTCGTGTGGCCACCCTAGCCGTGTCAGCGTGCCGATTTTGATGTCCTCGGTACGTGGGACATCAGGCCACTGGCGGATTCCGACGACGCAGGGTTTCACTGCCTGCCAGACATCAACATAGGGGTGTCCAAGGACCAGCACTCCGGGCAGCTGCGTTGCCTGCTGTGCGATACGCGATTCCTTTGATCCGGGTACAAGATGATCAAGCAGGACCCCAGCGCGGTGGCGATCGCTCGGCTCGAATGCCTTCAGCACGTCAAGGAGGTGATCGGCGCCGAACAATTCCTCGACCATAATTCCGACATAAGCGAGATCTTCGCCCCAAATTTTGGCAACAAGTTCGGCGTCGTGCTTTCCCTCGACCCAAATTCGACTAGGACGTGCAACGCGCGCTGTGTGAGCAACAGCGCGCGAACCTGAAGCAGTGATGTGCGCCCCGGCCACCGTCTTGAGCCCCGACGTCGGCGTCTTGGGTATGGGCGGGATGAGTGTGACAGCAGTGCCATCAATCCAGAAACCTGGGCCAACGAAAAACGACCGGCGTTTTAAAAAACGATCTTCGAGCTCCATTTGCCATTTGCCGGCGATTTTCGAAACTTTCATCACTTCGCCAACATAACCAGAAGACGGATCTTCTATGAGCATACCGACTTCGACTTCAACTTCGCGAGCTCGCGGATTGCGTGAAAAGTTCGCCAACACATCATTTGAGTAACGCACGCGCCCAAGGATAATGCACGCGCAGGGCTGAATTTGAGATATGTACGTCGGCAAGTTGCGGCGTAGAATTAGCACTCGGACAGAGTAAGTGCCAGGGAGGTGAATGATGGCGGATCGCAAATCGATTGTTCTCAAGGCAATTGTCGAAGACTACGTAGCCACTCGTGAACCTGTTGGCTCCAAAGCCGTGGTAGAACGCCATAAATTGGGCGTGTCTCCAGCAACCGTGCGTAACGATATGGCCCAACTTGAGGAAGCAGGCTTAATCGTGCAACCGCACACGTCGGCAGGGCGCATTCCAACGGACGCTGGATATCGCGCTTTCGTTAACTCCATTGCCAAGGTGAAGCCGCTGGGAAAAGCGCAGCGCGCAGCAATTAATGAGATGCTCACCGGAGCAGTTGATCTTGATGATGTTCTCGAACGTACTGTTCGTCTGCTGGCACAATTCACGCATCAAGTAGCGGTGGTGCAATACCCATCACTGACACGAGTTTCGTTGCGACATGTTGAGTTATTGTTTCTTGCTCCACGGGTGATCCTCGTGGTCATCATCACGGATGCGGGGCGAGTGGAACAGCGTACATTGACATCCGAATCTTTCCACACTGAGATTGAGCTGCGTCAGATTGCTCACGCGCTGAATGAAACCTGCGTGGGCGCCTCCGTCGAGAATCTCAACTTCAGTGGGCTCGCTGCACAGGAATTGCTTCCAGTTTCGCTTCGACCACTGGCAGCATTGGTCACCGAAACGATCGATGCGACATTGCGCACCGACGTCGAAGAGCGTGTTTTGGTAGCTGGCACGGGTAATCTTACCCGCTACGGTATTGACCCAGCAGAAATCGCTCCCGTTCTTGACAAACTTGAAGAACAAGTGGTTCTTCTTCGCCTGCTGGCGCATCAAGTCGGCGGGCTTGGCGTGCGCATCGGCGAAGAAAACGGTGAAGATCTTGGAGAGACATCTGTTGTCTCTACTGATTATTCGGGAGGACACGCTGGGGCAGTTGCACGTCTCGGTGTAGTTGGCCCAACTCGAATGGACTATCCGGGCGCAATGAGCTCGGTTTATGCGGTTGCCCAGTACCTGTCCGATATCCTGGGGCAATCTGGCGAGGACTAAAGGAAGGAACACGTGGCAGATTATTACGAGGTTCTCGGTGTTTCGCGCGACGCGAGCCCGGAGGAAATCAAGAAGGCATACCGCAAGCTTGCTCGCAAGTTGCACCCCGACGTCGCCGGGCCTGAGGGAGCAGACCAGTTCAAGGAAGTGACCGAGGCTTACGACGTTTTGGGTAACGAGGAGAAGCGCAAGATGTACGACATGGGCGGAGCAGATGCGCTACGCTCAGGCGGCGGTTTCCCTTCAGATGGCGGATTCGGTTTTGAAGATATTTTCAATTCGTTCTTTGCAGGACCGATGGGCGCGAGCCGTGGGCCGGCTTCACGAGCTCGCAAGGGTGGTGACACCCTCGTCGACCTCGAAATTACCTTGCAGGACGTCGTGTTCGGCGCCGATCATCAATTCACCTACGATGCGATGATTGAGTGTCATACATGCCACGGGACGATGAGCGAGCCAGGTTTTGATCCCGAAACATGTTCGCAGTGTGGAGGCAGCGGCTCAATTCAAAAGGTCACCCAATCCTTCCTAGGGCAGATGGTTACCCAAGCGGCTTGCCCAACCTGCCGCGGATA encodes:
- the trmB gene encoding tRNA (guanosine(46)-N7)-methyltransferase TrmB, with translation MSEQNPNFGRIMSFSRRGSRLGDKFEKVMAEHASQFVIPIPPGDALTTIAADAVVDLAEAFGRDAPLTVEIGPGSGEQTIANALAHPDRNYLAVEAWAPGVARCVNAAQREGSHNVRIIEVDAAQALPILFRTDVEAPNRRADEVWSFFPDPWRKKKHFKRRIVKASFARTIAGVLAEGGVWRLATDWDSYAWQMRDVVTQAPEFSNPYAGERVDPADEGQFEGGFAPRFEQRVMTRFEQRGIDAGRTIHDLAVVRVPGDFPLPVGRDVPTEAF
- the dnaJ gene encoding molecular chaperone DnaJ; protein product: MADYYEVLGVSRDASPEEIKKAYRKLARKLHPDVAGPEGADQFKEVTEAYDVLGNEEKRKMYDMGGADALRSGGGFPSDGGFGFEDIFNSFFAGPMGASRGPASRARKGGDTLVDLEITLQDVVFGADHQFTYDAMIECHTCHGTMSEPGFDPETCSQCGGSGSIQKVTQSFLGQMVTQAACPTCRGYGTVITHPCHECAGEGRVSASRTTTVKIPAGVDNGMQIRIAGMGDAGVGGGPAGDLFAQVRVAPHALFERRGDDLLTTIDIPMTSAALGTDVTIETFDGDKSITIEPGTQAGKVISLAELGVGRLRRRGRGRLLITVSVTTPTHLDEEQRQLLTTLAELRGEERTKVDGGTENSTVFSRLKDKFGGK
- the hrcA gene encoding heat-inducible transcriptional repressor HrcA — its product is MMADRKSIVLKAIVEDYVATREPVGSKAVVERHKLGVSPATVRNDMAQLEEAGLIVQPHTSAGRIPTDAGYRAFVNSIAKVKPLGKAQRAAINEMLTGAVDLDDVLERTVRLLAQFTHQVAVVQYPSLTRVSLRHVELLFLAPRVILVVIITDAGRVEQRTLTSESFHTEIELRQIAHALNETCVGASVENLNFSGLAAQELLPVSLRPLAALVTETIDATLRTDVEERVLVAGTGNLTRYGIDPAEIAPVLDKLEEQVVLLRLLAHQVGGLGVRIGEENGEDLGETSVVSTDYSGGHAGAVARLGVVGPTRMDYPGAMSSVYAVAQYLSDILGQSGED
- a CDS encoding DUF3097 family protein translates to MRYSNDVLANFSRNPRAREVEVEVGMLIEDPSSGYVGEVMKVSKIAGKWQMELEDRFLKRRSFFVGPGFWIDGTAVTLIPPIPKTPTSGLKTVAGAHITASGSRAVAHTARVARPSRIWVEGKHDAELVAKIWGEDLAYVGIMVEELFGADHLLDVLKAFEPSDRHRAGVLLDHLVPGSKESRIAQQATQLPGVLVLGHPYVDVWQAVKPCVVGIRQWPDVPRTEDIKIGTLTRLGWPHETKEDIGLGWKRILDSVHSYTDLSPALVGRMEELIDFVTEGE
- the hemW gene encoding radical SAM family heme chaperone HemW translates to MAQLPDGIPAPRDGHLAQPDVSSGFAAYVHIPFCAVRCGYCDFNTYTNLEFGPGASARDYHETLAREIELSAQVLSQPGQLTSIFFGGGTPTLLPAHNLATTLCRLRDTFGIVANAEVTTEANPETLTFDSLALLRDAGFTRVSFGMQSAVEGVLKVLDRVHTPGQVDNAVSWARELKMEHSVDLIYGAPGESMDDWRASLEQAIALDPPHISAYGLTIEPGTKMGAQVRRGEIPPPDPDIMADKYLMAEDLLSAAGYEWYEVSNWAKPGHHSRHNVAYWQGANWWGYGPGAHSHVNGTRWWNVKHPVQYAAALADGRSPAAAREILSADEQREEHIMLGIRLRQGIAVPQDTPTHVVAGFIADELVDPAMAMSGRLVLTPKGRLLADTVIRALW